One Bacillaceae bacterium S4-13-56 genomic window carries:
- a CDS encoding IDEAL domain-containing protein → MKKQKVVYMLRRFSEVRYKKVIAKREISFEIKLAAKLFLDELTFKRNKHYLEGLINEAIEANDRERFYELSTVYASYTKE, encoded by the coding sequence GTGAAAAAACAAAAAGTAGTCTATATGTTGAGAAGGTTTTCTGAGGTTAGGTATAAGAAGGTTATTGCCAAAAGGGAAATTTCGTTTGAGATTAAATTAGCTGCTAAATTATTTTTAGATGAGTTAACTTTCAAACGAAATAAGCATTATTTAGAAGGTTTAATTAATGAAGCTATTGAAGCAAATGATCGCGAAAGATTTTATGAATTAAGTACAGTCTATGCATCTTACACAAAAGAATAA
- a CDS encoding MFS transporter has translation MKKKPVVSWMMYDWGNSAFATTMMAAVLPVYYSDVAANGIPESLATSYWGYSQSIAVLIVAILSPVLGAISDSAGSKKNFLRTFAYLGILASILLAFVGEGDYLLASLLMIIGTIGFSGGNVFYDAFLPEIAEGQNMDKISSRGYAFGYIGGGILLAINLLMIQKPAWFGFPDTVSATQATFVTVGIWWFIFSIPLFKNIKEEKKVQPKREHSYVTIGFKRVAQSLTEIKKFKQLFLFLIAFWLFNDGISTIIKMATIYGSEIGIGTTDLISALLITQFVGIPFAFFFGWLATKITPKKALSLSLIIYTGIVILGFFMTTALHFYILAICVGFVQGGAQALSRSIFGRMVPGNRHAEFFGFFGVSSKFAAMFGPFVFAFIGQITGSSRLGILSLIFFFVVGFILLQLVDIEKGEKEAKEATDPKDRVIIY, from the coding sequence ATGAAGAAGAAACCGGTAGTCAGTTGGATGATGTATGATTGGGGGAATTCGGCGTTTGCCACGACTATGATGGCTGCTGTATTACCTGTGTATTACTCTGATGTAGCTGCAAATGGAATACCAGAATCACTTGCAACAAGTTATTGGGGATATTCTCAGTCTATAGCCGTTCTAATTGTAGCCATCTTGTCTCCTGTTTTAGGAGCCATAAGCGATTCCGCTGGGTCTAAGAAGAACTTCTTAAGAACATTTGCTTATTTAGGGATACTGGCGAGTATTTTGCTCGCTTTTGTAGGGGAAGGAGATTATCTATTAGCATCCTTACTCATGATTATTGGGACTATTGGGTTTTCAGGAGGGAATGTATTTTACGATGCATTTTTACCTGAGATCGCAGAAGGGCAAAACATGGATAAAATTTCTTCCAGAGGGTATGCCTTTGGATATATTGGTGGAGGAATTCTTCTAGCGATTAACTTGTTAATGATCCAAAAGCCAGCATGGTTTGGATTTCCCGATACAGTAAGTGCCACACAAGCAACTTTTGTTACAGTAGGTATATGGTGGTTTATTTTTTCTATACCACTCTTCAAAAATATCAAAGAAGAAAAAAAGGTTCAGCCAAAGAGAGAGCACTCGTATGTGACTATCGGCTTTAAAAGAGTTGCCCAATCATTGACTGAAATTAAAAAGTTCAAGCAATTATTTTTGTTTCTTATAGCTTTCTGGCTCTTTAATGATGGGATTTCAACCATTATTAAAATGGCAACTATCTACGGAAGTGAAATCGGCATAGGGACAACTGATTTAATATCGGCCTTATTAATCACTCAATTCGTGGGTATCCCATTTGCGTTTTTCTTTGGGTGGTTAGCTACCAAGATTACTCCCAAAAAAGCTTTGTCTTTATCTTTAATCATCTATACGGGTATCGTTATTTTAGGTTTCTTTATGACAACTGCTCTCCACTTTTACATTCTGGCAATTTGTGTAGGCTTTGTTCAAGGAGGGGCTCAAGCATTAAGTAGATCTATTTTTGGAAGAATGGTACCAGGAAACCGTCATGCTGAATTCTTTGGGTTTTTTGGGGTTTCTTCGAAATTCGCTGCTATGTTTGGACCATTTGTGTTTGCTTTTATTGGGCAAATAACAGGTTCTAGTCGATTAGGGATTTTATCTTTAATCTTCTTCTTCGTTGTGGGATTCATCTTGTTGCAGTTAGTTGATATTGAAAAAGGTGAAAAAGAAGCAAAAGAAGCGACAGATCCAAAAGATAGAGTGATTATTTATTAA
- a CDS encoding M15 family metallopeptidase produces MKKALIFLLFLIILIGCQAQDKVFSFQTATNHRTSTFETKSTPIINDSKNEDNENESEDLAKQESDPSVVEVEDPSALDVVANKKRMLPADYVPENLVVPNVPFSFSGEDEKRYVREDTASALEELFAGASEEGIELVAVSGYRSYERQAVLYNHYVNTNGKEYADKFSAQPGKSEHQTGLSMDVSAAVVTYRLVQDFGNTTEGEWLKNNAHQYGFIIRYPEGKSHITGYSYEPWHIRYVGKEMAKEIYGQDVTLEEYLGYE; encoded by the coding sequence ATGAAAAAAGCATTAATATTTTTACTTTTCCTAATCATTCTAATAGGGTGCCAAGCTCAAGATAAAGTATTTTCATTTCAGACAGCAACAAATCACCGAACAAGTACATTTGAGACAAAATCTACTCCAATCATAAATGATTCGAAAAATGAAGACAACGAGAATGAATCAGAGGATCTTGCCAAACAGGAGAGTGATCCTTCAGTTGTGGAGGTAGAGGACCCCTCTGCACTAGATGTGGTTGCTAATAAAAAAAGAATGCTTCCCGCGGATTATGTACCAGAAAATTTAGTAGTACCTAATGTACCTTTTTCTTTTAGTGGGGAAGATGAAAAGAGGTATGTTAGAGAGGATACAGCTAGTGCATTAGAGGAGCTATTTGCCGGTGCATCGGAGGAAGGGATAGAACTAGTGGCGGTATCTGGGTATCGCTCCTATGAGCGGCAAGCAGTTCTTTATAATCATTACGTAAACACAAATGGAAAGGAATACGCAGATAAATTTTCTGCACAGCCTGGAAAAAGTGAGCATCAAACAGGCTTGTCCATGGACGTTTCAGCAGCAGTGGTTACGTACAGGTTAGTACAGGATTTTGGGAATACGACTGAGGGAGAATGGCTAAAAAATAATGCACATCAATATGGGTTCATTATTCGATATCCTGAGGGTAAAAGCCATATCACAGGGTATAGTTATGAACCATGGCATATTCGCTATGTTGGGAAGGAAATGGCTAAAGAAATTTATGGACAGGATGTTACTTTAGAAGAGTACTTAGGATATGAGTAA
- the zupT gene encoding zinc transporter ZupT: protein MTENLILAFGFTLMAGLSTGIGSILAFFTSSTNTKFLSFSLGFSAGVMIYVSMIEIFVKAQDALVLEMGEVMGNWMTVAGFFGGMLLIALIDKLIPKQGNPHELKKVEDMNKKPQDSNLLKMGKFTALAIAIHNFPEGIATFTATLQDPTIGFAVAVAIAIHNIPEGIAVSVPVYFATGDRKKAFKLSFLSGISEPLGAIFAYLVLMPYLTETMFGVIFAGVAGIMVFISLDELLPAAKKYDEAHLSIYGVVAGMMIMALSLLLFI, encoded by the coding sequence ATGACTGAAAATTTAATACTGGCATTTGGTTTTACATTAATGGCAGGTCTCTCAACAGGAATAGGTAGTATTCTTGCGTTTTTTACATCTTCAACAAACACAAAATTCCTTTCATTTTCTCTTGGGTTTTCTGCTGGGGTTATGATTTATGTGTCTATGATTGAAATCTTTGTAAAAGCACAGGATGCTCTTGTTCTTGAAATGGGTGAAGTAATGGGCAATTGGATGACAGTTGCAGGTTTTTTTGGGGGTATGTTACTCATTGCGTTAATTGATAAATTAATTCCTAAGCAAGGGAACCCACATGAGCTTAAGAAAGTAGAGGATATGAACAAGAAACCTCAAGATTCCAATTTGTTGAAGATGGGGAAGTTTACTGCACTTGCGATCGCTATTCATAATTTCCCAGAAGGAATTGCGACGTTTACTGCGACTTTACAAGATCCAACGATCGGTTTTGCAGTAGCTGTAGCCATCGCTATTCATAATATTCCAGAGGGGATTGCGGTTTCAGTTCCAGTTTATTTTGCGACAGGGGATCGAAAAAAAGCCTTTAAACTCTCCTTTTTATCTGGGATCTCAGAACCGCTTGGTGCGATTTTTGCTTATTTAGTTTTAATGCCTTATTTAACAGAAACGATGTTTGGAGTTATTTTCGCTGGTGTAGCCGGGATCATGGTATTTATTTCGCTCGATGAATTATTACCTGCAGCCAAAAAATACGATGAAGCACATTTGTCCATTTATGGAGTAGTTGCAGGCATGATGATTATGGCGCTAAGTCTTTTATTGTTTATTTAA
- a CDS encoding zinc dependent phospholipase C family protein, translating into MPNIWTHIMFCEDVMDSVRYPYQSEINQGYMNLGAQGPDPFFYHNFWPWKKEKSVEKVGNLIHQEKCGDFLYDLILHSANSNNHAKAYVIGFITHHILDRNTHPYIHYRAGYKKNNHQRLEVAIDTILMRKARNLPTWKTPVYKEIDIGYKLNSEVEDILKKTIYTHFPSVKEITTDSFIQDSYRDMKRALRVLYDPLGWKNKLLGSFVSDFSHQPLQNDHDYLNEQHNKWYHSATNESSEESFLELYEHARAQSIDIISEIIRFWQTPARGKQLLLRELIGNYSYDTGKPLELGLTNRYSESIYG; encoded by the coding sequence ATGCCTAATATTTGGACACATATTATGTTTTGTGAGGATGTTATGGACTCTGTAAGGTATCCTTATCAATCCGAGATAAACCAAGGATATATGAATCTTGGCGCACAAGGTCCAGATCCTTTTTTTTACCATAACTTTTGGCCATGGAAAAAAGAAAAATCAGTAGAAAAGGTTGGAAATCTTATACATCAAGAAAAATGTGGAGATTTTCTATATGATTTAATTCTTCATTCAGCCAACTCTAACAATCATGCTAAAGCATATGTAATAGGATTTATTACTCATCACATCTTAGATAGAAATACTCATCCCTATATCCATTATCGAGCAGGATACAAAAAAAATAATCACCAAAGGTTAGAAGTTGCCATTGATACCATCCTTATGAGGAAGGCCAGGAACCTCCCTACATGGAAAACCCCTGTTTATAAGGAAATTGATATAGGATACAAGCTGAATTCTGAAGTGGAAGATATCCTAAAGAAAACAATCTATACGCATTTTCCTTCGGTCAAGGAGATAACAACTGACTCCTTTATTCAGGATTCATATCGGGATATGAAACGGGCATTACGTGTTCTTTATGACCCATTAGGCTGGAAGAATAAATTGCTAGGGTCATTTGTTTCTGATTTTTCCCATCAGCCGCTTCAGAATGACCATGATTATTTAAATGAACAACATAATAAATGGTATCATTCAGCAACCAATGAGTCTTCCGAAGAAAGCTTCTTGGAGCTTTATGAACATGCTAGAGCACAAAGTATCGATATTATTTCTGAGATCATTCGTTTTTGGCAAACCCCTGCCAGAGGAAAGCAGCTTCTACTCCGTGAACTTATAGGAAACTATTCGTATGACACAGGTAAGCCTCTAGAACTAGGATTAACCAATCGTTACTCAGAGTCTATTTATGGATGA